One window of the Bos indicus x Bos taurus breed Angus x Brahman F1 hybrid chromosome 8, Bos_hybrid_MaternalHap_v2.0, whole genome shotgun sequence genome contains the following:
- the NEFL gene encoding neurofilament light polypeptide: MSSFSYEPYYSTSYKRRYVETPRVHISSVRSGYSTARSAYSSYSAPVSSSLSVRRSYSSSSGSLMPSLESLDLSQVAAISNDLKSIRTQEKAQLQDLNDRFASFIERVHELEQQNKVLEAELLVLRQKHSEPSRFRALYEQEIRDLRLAAEDATNEKQALQGEREGLEETLRNLQARYEEEVLSREDAEGRLMEARKGADEAALARAELEKRIDSLMDEIAFLKKVHEEEIAELQAQIQYAQISVEMDVSSKPDLSAALKDIRAQYEKLAAKNMQNAEEWFKSRFTVLTESAAKNTDAVRAAKDEVSESRRLLKAKTLEIEACRGMNEALEKQLQELEDKQNADISAMQDTINKLENELRTTKSEMARYLKEYQDLLNVKMALDIEIAAYRKLLEGEETRLSFTSVGSLTTGYTQSSQVFGRSAYGGLQTSSYLMSARSFPSYYTSHVQEEQIEVEETIEAAKAEEAKDEPPSEGEAEEEEKEKEEAEAEAEAEAEAEAEEEEGAQEEEAAKEDAEEAKEEEGGEGEEAEETKEAEEEEKKDEGAGEEQATKKKD, encoded by the exons ATGAGTTCCTTCAGCTACGAGCCGTACTACTCGACCTCCTACAAACGGCGCTACGTGGAGACGCCCCGGGTGCACATCTCCAGCGTGCGCAGCGGCTACAGCACCGCGCGCTCCGCTTACTCCAGCTACTCCGCGCCCGTCTCCTCCTCGCTGTCCGTGCGGCGCAGCTACTCCTCCAGCTCCGGTTCCTTGATGCCCAGCCTCGAGAGCCTCGACCTGAGCCAGGTCGCCGCCATCAGCAACGACCTCAAGTCGATCCGCACCCAGGAGAAGGCGCAGCTGCAGGACCTCAACGACCGTTTCGCCAGCTTCATCGAGCGCGTGCACGAGCTGGAGCAGCAGAACAAGGTCCTGGAAGCCGAGCTGCTGGTGCTGCGCCAGAAGCACTCCGAGCCCTCCCGCTTCCGGGCGCTCTACGAGCAGGAGATCCGCGATCTGCGTCTGGCAGCGGAAGACGCCACCAACGAGAAGCAGGCACTCCAGGGCGAGCGCGAGGGGCTGGAGGAGACCCTGCGCAACCTGCAGGCGCGCTACGAAGAGGAGGTGCTGAGCCGTGAGGACGCCGAGGGCCGGCTGATGGAAGCGCGCAAAGGGGCCGACGAGGCGGCTCTCGCCCGCGCCGAGCTCGAAAAGCGCATCGACAGCCTGATGGACGAAATCGCCTTTCTGAAGAAAGTGCACGAAGAGGAGATCGCCGAGCTGCAGGCGCAGATCCAGTACGCACAGATCTCCGTGGAGATGGACGTGTCCTCCAAGCCCGACCTCTCCGCCGCGCTCAAGGACATCCGCGCCCAGTATGAGAAGCTGGCCGCCAAGAACATGCAGAATGCCGAAGAATGGTTCAAGAGCCGCTTCACGGTGCTGACCGAGAGCGCCGCCAAGAACACCGATGCTGTGCGCGCCGCCAAGGACGAGGTGTCCGAGAGCCGCCGCCTGCTTAAGGCCAAGACCCTGGAGATCGAAGCATGCCGGGGCATGAACGAAGCCCTGGAGAAGCAATTGCAGGAACTAGAGGACAAGCAGAACGCCGACATTAGCGCTATGCAG GACACAAtcaacaaattggaaaatgaaTTGAGAACCACAAAGAGCGAAATGGCAAGATACCTCAAGGAATACCAAGACCTCCTCAATGTCAAGATGGCTTTGGACATTGAGATTGCAGCTTACAG gaaACTCTTGGAAGGTGAGGAGACCCGGCTCAGTTTCACCAGTGTGGGCAGCCTAACCACCGGTTACACCCAGAGCTCCCAGGTCTTTGGCCGATCTGCCTATGGAGGTTTGCAGACGAGCTCCTATTTGATGTCTGCCCGCTCCTTCCCGTCCTACTACACCAGCCACGTCCAGGAGGAGCAGATAGAGGTGGAGGAGACCATCGAGGCTGCTAAAGCTGAGGAAGCCAAGGACGAGCCGCCCTCTGAAGGAgaagcagaggaagaggagaaggagaaggaagaggctgaggctgaggctgaggctgaggccgaagctgaagctgaggaagaggagggagccCAAGAGGAAGAAG CTGCCAAGGAAGATGCTGAGGAAgcaaaggaggaagaaggaggtGAAGGCGAAGAAGCAGAAGAAACCAAagaagcagaggaggaagagaaaaaagatgaaggTGCTGGGGAGGAGCAAGCCACTAAGAAGAAAGATTGA